The sequence ATTTCTTGTCGACAAGGTATTACCATCGAATGCTTGCCGCCTACGCATACAGCATGCATGTGAGCGTAGTTTACGCAACCTCGATACGGATTATATAGACCTATATCTGTTACATTGGCGAGGGGCTTTTGCACTAGAAGAGGTCGTTGAGAGTTTTGAAGCCTTGAAAGAACAAGGTAAGATAAAACATTGGGGCGTGAGTAACTTTGATATTGCGGATATGGAAGAACTCCAAAAGATAGCGCCATCAAACTCCATTGTTACGGATCAAGTGCTTTACAATCTTTTACGACGTGGGATAGAGTTTGATCTTATGCCTTGGTGTAAAAGTCAAGCCATTCCAATCATGGCTTATTCCCCAATTGAGCAAGCGCGTATTTTAAAATATCCACAATTACATCAAATAGCCCAAAAATATCGGGCAACGCCTGCAGCGATTGCACTTGCCTTTGTGTTACGCATTGAAAATATCATTGCTATTCCCAAAGCGTCAGATCCAATCCACATAGATGAGAACCTCATGGCATTAACTATTCATTTGACTGAAGAGGATTTGTTAC comes from Bartonella sp. HY038 and encodes:
- a CDS encoding aldo/keto reductase is translated as MKTATLPNGISIPALGQGTWGMGQGRLPAGEEADALRHGIQRGMTLIDTAEMYGDGGAEQVVGEAMQGFRDDVFLVDKVLPSNACRLRIQHACERSLRNLDTDYIDLYLLHWRGAFALEEVVESFEALKEQGKIKHWGVSNFDIADMEELQKIAPSNSIVTDQVLYNLLRRGIEFDLMPWCKSQAIPIMAYSPIEQARILKYPQLHQIAQKYRATPAAIALAFVLRIENIIAIPKASDPIHIDENLMALTIHLTEEDLLLLDKVFSAPTSKTRLEML